The sequence CATGTTCTGTCGTCTCAAGGACTTCCGGCGGATCGCCACCCGTTACGACAAACGCGCCGACGTCTTCCTCTCCGGCGTGTTCTTGGCCGCCGCCGTAGTATGGTGGGCCAATTGAGTCCGGACCCTAGACCA comes from Rhodospirillales bacterium and encodes:
- a CDS encoding IS5/IS1182 family transposase, yielding MFCRLKDFRRIATRYDKRADVFLSGVFLAAAVVWWAN